The Anas platyrhynchos isolate ZD024472 breed Pekin duck chromosome 3, IASCAAS_PekinDuck_T2T, whole genome shotgun sequence genome includes a window with the following:
- the TOMM20 gene encoding mitochondrial import receptor subunit TOM20 homolog: MMVGRTSAIAAGLCGALFIGYCIYFDRKRRSDPNFKSRLRERRKKQKLAKERAGLSKLPDLKDAEAVQKFFLEEIQLGEELLAQGEYEKGVDHLTNAIAVCGQPQQLLQVLQQTLPPPVFQMLLTKLPTISQRIVSAQCLAEDDVE; the protein is encoded by the exons ATGATGGTGGGCAGGACCAGCGCCATCGCCGCGGGGCTATGCGGGGCGCTCTTCATCGGGTACTGCATCTACTTCGACCGCAAGCGGCGCAGCGACCCCAACTTCAAGAGCCGCCTGCGGGAGC gaaggaagaaacagaagctTGCCAAAGAGAGAGCAGGGCTTTCCAAG TTGCCTGATCTGAAAGATGCTGAAGCAGTTCAGAAGTTTTTCCTTGAGGAGATCCAGCTTGGCGAGGAACTACTAGCTCAAG GTGAATATGAGAAAGGTGTTGATCACTTGACCAATGCCATTGCTGTGTGTGGACAGCCGCAGCAGCTACTACAAGTTTTACAGCAGACTCTTCCACCACCAGTGTTTCAAATGCTTCTAACTAAGCTCCCTACAATAAGCCAG AGAATTGTAAGTGCACAGTGCTTGGCTGAAGATGATGTTGAATGA
- the RBM34 gene encoding RNA-binding protein 34, with protein MAASRRAAEPLPGAGADYVVGQVLGSLCPGAGPAARPLDGLFRAAAPPPVLVAVPRESKKRKHAEVEKASEDQSSSNKQEPPVKVKKTGKKELSKAGKKLANRESALQQADEEEEQKLFQSKAKRTSRAIAKSGVNSETLKQQKKKNEAEEMIKNKRTVFVGNLPVNSTAQMLKSLFKEYGQIESIRFRSVVPAEDTLSKKLAAIKRKIHPNVKYINAYIVFKEECDAIKALKKNGTEIASGFHIRVDIASKNSLHDNKRSVFLGNLSYDISDDAVREHFADCGDVVAVRIVRDRQTGMGKGFGYILFENTDAVHLALKLNDSALQGRKVRVKRCVEKGSAARRAAGQPRGAKGRARSAAPTRSGSVHSASFVGEKAAPCARGARTKRLRKGAAKRRPGKKK; from the exons ATGGCGGCGTCCCGGCGAGCCGCGGAGCCGTTGCCCGG GGCCGGCGCCGACTACGTGGTGGGGCAGGTGCTCGGCAGCCTCTGTCCCGGCGCAGGGCCGGCGGCGCGGCCCCTGGACGGCCTCTtccgcgccgccgccccgccgcccgtgCTGGTGGCCGTGCCCAGG gaaagtAAGAAGAGAAAGCATGCGGAAGTGGAGAAAGCGTCAGAAGATCAGAGCTCGTCTAACAAGCAAGAACCTCCTGTAAAAGTGAAGAAAACGGGAAAAAAGGAACTTTCgaaagcagggaaaaagttGGCAAACAG GGAGAGTGCTTTACAACAGGCAGATGAAGAAGAGGAGCAAAAACTATTTCAAAGCAAAGCGAAACGGACTTCACGTGCCATTGCGAAAAGTGGTGTTAATTCAGAAACtctaaaacaacaaaagaaaaaaaatgaggcggaagaaatgataaaaaacaaaagaacgGTGTTTGTTGGAAACCTACCTGTCAACTCCACTGCTCAG atgctgaaatcccTTTTTAAAGAATATGGACAAATAGAATCCATTCGATTCCGTTCTGTG gttcCAGCAGAAGACACTTTATCCAAAAAGTTAGCAGCAATAAA GCGTAAGATTCACCCTAACGTGAAGTACATTAATGCCTACATTGTATTTAAGGAAGAATGTGACGCCATTAAGGCTCTAAAAAA AAACGGAACAGAAATTGCTAGTGGATTTCACATCAGAGTTGACATTGCATCAAAAAACAGTTTG cATGACAATAAACGTTCTGTATTCTTGGGAAATCTCTCATATG ACATCAGCGATGATGCCGTGAGAGAACACTTTGCTGACTGCGGAGATGTGGTAGCAGTGCGAATTGTGCGAGACAGGCAGACCGGCATGGGGAAGGGCTTTGGCTACATTCTCTTTGAG AACACGGACGCCGTGCACCTGGCTCTGAAGCTCAACGACTCGGCGCTGCAGGGGCGGAAGGTGCGTGTGAAGCGCTGCGTGGAGAAGGGCAGCGCGGCGCGGCGAGCGGCCGGCCAGCCCCGCGGCGCCAAGGGCAGGGCTCGCAGCGCGGCACCCACCCGCAGCGGCAGCGTGCACAGCGCCTCCTTCGTGGGAGAGAAGGCAGCGCCCTGCGCACGGGGCGCCAGGACCAAGAGACTGAGAAAAGGCGCTGCCAAGAGGAGACCCGGGAAGAAGAAATAG